The Streptomyces sp. P9-A4 genome contains a region encoding:
- a CDS encoding DUF6011 domain-containing protein → MGDEPLAIPIDSAPGAAARPVRCRLCGRPLTGADSRRTGLGPTCDAKLHPPAPDIRTRRHEVEQDTLPGIDRTS, encoded by the coding sequence ATGGGAGACGAACCACTGGCAATCCCGATCGATTCCGCGCCCGGGGCGGCAGCCCGCCCGGTGCGCTGCCGGCTCTGCGGGCGGCCCCTCACGGGGGCCGACTCCCGCCGTACCGGTCTCGGTCCGACCTGCGACGCCAAACTGCACCCGCCGGCCCCGGACATCCGGACCCGCCGCCACGAGGTCGAACAGGACACCCTCCCGGGCATCGACCGGACCTCGTGA
- a CDS encoding glutathione peroxidase, whose product MSLYDIPLKTLTGEPVSLADYRDRAVLVVNVASKCGLTPQYVGLERLQKEYGERGFTVLGVPCNQFAGQEPGSAEEIRTFCSTTYGVSFPLLEKTDVNGEARHPLYAELVKVADADGEAGDVQWNFEKFLIGRDGLVTRFRPRTEPDAPEVVSAIEAQLV is encoded by the coding sequence ATGAGCCTGTACGACATCCCGCTGAAGACCCTGACCGGCGAGCCGGTCTCCCTCGCCGACTACCGGGACCGCGCGGTCCTCGTCGTGAACGTCGCCTCCAAGTGCGGCCTCACCCCGCAGTACGTGGGTCTGGAGCGGCTGCAGAAGGAGTACGGCGAGCGCGGCTTCACCGTGCTCGGAGTGCCCTGCAACCAGTTCGCGGGCCAGGAGCCCGGCAGCGCCGAGGAGATCCGGACCTTCTGCTCGACGACGTACGGCGTGTCCTTCCCCCTCCTGGAGAAGACGGACGTCAACGGCGAGGCCCGCCACCCGCTCTACGCGGAGCTGGTGAAGGTCGCCGACGCCGACGGCGAGGCCGGTGACGTGCAGTGGAACTTCGAGAAGTTCCTGATCGGCCGCGACGGCCTGGTCACCCGCTTCCGGCCGCGCACCGAGCCCGACGCCCCCGAGGTCGTGTCCGCGATCGAGGCCCAGCTTGTCTGA
- a CDS encoding putative protein N(5)-glutamine methyltransferase: MSDIGVVERLRAAGCVFAEEEAEMLFAAAADADELGLMVERRASGLPLEHVVGWAEFAGLRIEVDGGVFVPRRRTEFLVEHAVGLARPGAVCLDLCCGSGAAGAVFLDRIEGAEVHASDIEPAAVRCARRNVEPRGGRVYGGDLFDPLPGELRGRVEVLVANVPYVPTEEVGLLPPEAREHEPLVALDGGPDGLDVLRRVAAEAPLWLAPGGHLLVETSERQTGPALQAVSAYGLEARIVSCEEKYATVLVATWRG, encoded by the coding sequence TTGTCTGACATAGGCGTCGTCGAGCGGCTGCGCGCCGCGGGCTGTGTCTTCGCCGAGGAAGAGGCGGAGATGCTGTTCGCGGCGGCGGCCGACGCCGACGAACTCGGCCTGATGGTCGAGAGGCGGGCCTCGGGCCTGCCGCTGGAGCACGTCGTGGGCTGGGCGGAGTTCGCCGGGCTGCGGATCGAGGTCGACGGCGGGGTGTTCGTCCCCCGGCGGCGTACGGAGTTCCTCGTCGAGCACGCGGTGGGTCTGGCCCGGCCCGGCGCCGTCTGCCTCGACCTGTGCTGCGGCTCCGGCGCGGCGGGCGCGGTGTTCCTCGACCGGATCGAGGGCGCGGAGGTGCACGCCTCGGACATCGAGCCGGCGGCGGTGCGCTGCGCCCGGCGGAACGTCGAGCCGCGCGGTGGCCGGGTGTACGGGGGCGACCTCTTCGACCCGCTGCCCGGGGAGCTGCGGGGCCGGGTCGAGGTCCTCGTCGCCAATGTGCCGTACGTACCGACCGAGGAGGTCGGTCTGCTGCCGCCCGAGGCGCGCGAGCACGAGCCGCTGGTCGCCCTGGACGGCGGCCCGGACGGTCTGGACGTGCTGCGCCGGGTGGCCGCCGAGGCGCCGCTGTGGCTGGCGCCGGGCGGGCACCTGCTGGTCGAGACGAGCGAGCGGCAGACCGGTCCGGCGCTTCAGGCGGTCTCCGCGTACGGCCTGGAGGCCCGGATCGTCAGCTGCGAGGAGAAGTACGCGACGGTGCTCGTCGCCACCTGGCGGGGGTGA
- a CDS encoding MlaD family protein: protein MITRTVRLKNLAFLVIAVLVLGFVGVRYADLGRYAGVADHYTVRVHLARTGGLFTHSDVTYRGVSVGRVGAIDLTADGVVAELRIKNSAPLIPADARAVVAGLSAVGEQYIDLRPESDGAPYLADGARIELADTEVPAPVTDVLTSMNGLASSVPLDSLRTVVDEFGKAFEGHGDDLQVLLDSGSRFVEAADTSLPATTRLIDDGEVVLRTQADESRAIRDFATGARDLAATLKGSDADLRRLLAVAPDATGQVSGLLRDLDPSLSVVLANLLTTSELAVTRQRGMEELLVKYPAAVSAGATAVDGGRVNFGMAVTFFKPLPCTSGYGGTRYRNGLDLGTAPALNTRASCTGSAASGVNVRGSAHAPKSGPVPEPARPGSLPSGGARTTAGDRATLPGALALPGQNGGPTDMAGLLGLNTGSTR from the coding sequence GTGATCACCCGTACCGTACGGCTGAAGAACCTCGCGTTCCTCGTCATCGCCGTGCTCGTCCTCGGCTTCGTCGGCGTCCGCTACGCCGACCTCGGCCGCTACGCCGGCGTCGCCGACCACTACACCGTCCGGGTCCATCTCGCCCGCACCGGAGGCCTGTTCACCCACTCCGACGTCACCTACCGGGGCGTCTCCGTGGGGCGCGTCGGCGCCATCGACCTCACCGCCGACGGCGTCGTCGCCGAACTGCGCATCAAGAACTCGGCCCCCCTGATCCCCGCCGACGCGCGCGCCGTGGTCGCCGGACTCTCCGCTGTCGGCGAGCAGTACATCGACCTGCGCCCCGAGAGCGACGGCGCCCCCTACCTCGCCGACGGCGCCCGCATCGAGCTGGCCGACACCGAGGTACCGGCACCCGTCACCGACGTCCTCACGAGCATGAACGGCCTCGCCTCCTCCGTACCGCTGGACTCCCTGCGCACGGTCGTCGACGAGTTCGGCAAGGCCTTCGAAGGACACGGCGACGACCTGCAGGTCCTCCTCGACAGCGGCAGCCGCTTCGTCGAGGCCGCCGACACGTCCCTGCCCGCCACCACCCGGCTCATCGACGACGGGGAGGTCGTCCTGCGCACCCAGGCCGACGAGAGCCGCGCCATCCGGGACTTCGCCACCGGCGCGCGCGACCTCGCCGCCACCCTCAAGGGCTCCGACGCCGACCTGCGCCGTCTCCTCGCCGTCGCACCCGACGCGACGGGCCAGGTCAGCGGCCTCCTGCGCGATCTCGACCCGAGCCTGAGCGTCGTCCTCGCCAACCTCCTCACCACCTCGGAGCTCGCCGTCACCCGGCAGCGCGGCATGGAGGAACTGCTCGTGAAGTACCCGGCCGCGGTCTCCGCCGGAGCCACCGCCGTCGACGGAGGACGGGTGAACTTCGGCATGGCCGTCACCTTCTTCAAGCCACTGCCCTGCACCTCCGGATACGGCGGTACGCGCTACCGCAACGGACTCGACCTGGGGACCGCGCCCGCCCTCAACACCCGCGCCTCCTGCACGGGTTCGGCTGCCTCCGGAGTGAACGTACGAGGCTCGGCGCACGCGCCGAAGAGCGGCCCGGTACCCGAACCGGCCCGCCCCGGCTCCCTTCCCTCGGGCGGCGCCCGCACCACGGCCGGCGACCGGGCCACGCTGCCCGGCGCGCTCGCCCTGCCGGGCCAGAACGGCGGGCCGACGGACATGGCCGGGCTCCTCGGCCTGAACACCGGGAGCACACGATGA
- a CDS encoding MCE family protein yields the protein MRRATLPSGKAAGAGAVGVIALGLGLAVVLGALPANPFRFDGIEDLPLPGGADLGSHPYTVTAELDDVLSLVPQSAVKVNDVAVGRVTAIELGDGTWSARVTLKINGDVRLPADAGARLEQSSLLGEKYIQLVAPRKGDGARLADGGVIPLARTSRNTEVEEVFGALSLLLNGGGVNQLKTITRELNAALGGREPEVRSMLDRVNTLVTTLDAHRGDITRALDGVNRLSATLAGRKKDVDTVLTGLSPGLKTLENQRGSLLTMLRALDTLSGVAVTTIDASKKDMVADLKALAPTLTALADAGADLPDSLQVLLTYPFTDEVMKGIKGDYLNTYLHLAATPGTEVIPPLVPKADPTPAPTTPAPAGRQRPATGGAARSPESALPLPAVPSGSPSGTGTTGRATPSKDGGESR from the coding sequence GTGAGACGCGCCACCCTGCCCTCCGGGAAGGCCGCCGGGGCCGGCGCCGTCGGAGTGATCGCGCTCGGCCTCGGCCTCGCCGTCGTCCTCGGCGCGCTCCCCGCCAACCCCTTCCGCTTCGACGGCATCGAGGACCTGCCGCTCCCCGGCGGCGCCGACCTCGGCTCCCACCCCTACACGGTGACCGCCGAACTCGACGACGTACTCAGCCTCGTGCCCCAGTCCGCGGTCAAGGTCAACGACGTCGCCGTCGGCCGCGTCACCGCCATCGAACTGGGCGACGGCACCTGGTCCGCCCGCGTCACCCTGAAGATCAACGGCGACGTACGGCTGCCCGCCGACGCCGGCGCCCGCCTGGAGCAGTCCAGCCTCCTCGGCGAGAAGTACATCCAGCTCGTCGCCCCCCGGAAGGGCGACGGCGCGCGCCTCGCCGACGGCGGTGTCATCCCGCTGGCGCGCACCAGCCGCAACACCGAGGTCGAGGAGGTGTTCGGCGCGCTGTCCCTGCTGCTCAACGGCGGCGGCGTCAACCAGCTCAAGACCATCACCCGGGAACTCAACGCGGCCCTCGGCGGCCGGGAACCCGAGGTCCGCTCCATGCTCGACCGGGTCAACACCCTGGTGACGACCCTGGACGCGCACCGCGGCGACATCACCCGCGCCCTCGACGGCGTCAACCGGCTCTCCGCCACCCTCGCCGGCCGCAAGAAGGACGTCGACACCGTCCTCACCGGCCTCTCACCCGGCCTCAAGACACTGGAGAACCAGCGGGGCTCCCTGCTCACCATGCTCCGCGCCCTGGACACCCTGTCCGGGGTCGCCGTCACCACCATCGACGCCAGCAAGAAGGACATGGTCGCCGACCTCAAGGCCCTCGCGCCGACCCTGACCGCCCTCGCGGACGCCGGCGCCGACCTGCCCGACTCCCTCCAGGTGCTGCTCACCTACCCCTTCACCGACGAGGTGATGAAGGGCATCAAGGGCGACTACCTCAACACCTATCTGCACCTCGCCGCCACGCCGGGGACCGAGGTCATCCCGCCCCTGGTCCCCAAGGCCGACCCCACGCCCGCCCCGACGACGCCCGCCCCCGCCGGCCGGCAGCGGCCCGCGACGGGCGGAGCCGCCCGGAGCCCGGAATCGGCCCTGCCGCTGCCCGCCGTCCCGTCGGGAAGCCCCTCCGGAACCGGTACGACCGGCCGGGCCACCCCCTCGAAGGACGGAGGCGAGAGCCGGTGA
- a CDS encoding MCE family protein, whose protein sequence is MNRARKPLVAGLALVVLAACGLVAVRVLGDDGTRVTAWFDRAVGIYAGSDLRVLGVRVGEVESVEPQGTRVRVRLRLDEGVRVPADARALVVAPSIVADRYVQLTPAYSTGPALADGAELPASRNRTPVEIDQLYASITELGEALGPDGANSTGALSELLDTGAKNLKGNGTAIGTSIEEFGKAAKTLDGSSEKLFTTLSQLQTFTTMLKNKDGDVRTAQERLDEVVGYFAENKDDLAGALKELGKALAQVKTFIKDNRGELKKNIDRLVPLTQTLVDQRASLAEALDVAPLAAGNVVNVYNPDTRTLDGRANLNEISAGGPLLPLPMSGAASTSTGKGER, encoded by the coding sequence ATGAACAGAGCCAGAAAGCCCCTCGTCGCCGGCCTCGCCCTCGTGGTGCTCGCCGCCTGCGGTCTCGTCGCCGTACGCGTCCTCGGCGACGACGGCACCCGCGTCACCGCCTGGTTCGACCGGGCCGTGGGCATCTACGCCGGATCCGACCTGCGCGTCCTCGGAGTACGGGTCGGGGAGGTCGAGTCCGTGGAGCCGCAGGGCACCCGGGTACGCGTCCGGCTCCGCCTCGACGAGGGCGTACGCGTCCCCGCCGACGCGCGGGCCCTCGTCGTCGCCCCCAGCATCGTCGCCGACCGCTACGTCCAGCTCACCCCCGCCTACAGCACGGGACCCGCCCTCGCCGACGGCGCCGAGCTGCCCGCCTCCCGCAACCGCACCCCCGTCGAGATCGACCAGCTGTACGCCTCCATCACCGAACTCGGCGAGGCGCTCGGCCCCGACGGCGCCAACTCCACCGGAGCCCTCTCCGAACTCCTCGACACCGGCGCGAAGAACCTCAAGGGCAACGGCACCGCCATCGGCACCTCCATCGAGGAGTTCGGCAAGGCCGCCAAGACCCTCGACGGCAGCAGCGAGAAGCTGTTCACCACCCTCAGCCAGCTCCAGACCTTCACCACCATGCTCAAGAACAAGGACGGCGACGTCCGCACCGCGCAGGAACGCCTGGACGAGGTCGTCGGCTACTTCGCCGAGAACAAGGACGACCTCGCCGGCGCCCTCAAGGAACTCGGCAAGGCCCTCGCCCAGGTCAAGACCTTCATCAAGGACAACCGCGGCGAGCTGAAGAAGAACATCGACCGGCTCGTACCCCTCACACAGACCCTCGTCGACCAGCGCGCCTCCCTCGCCGAAGCGCTCGACGTGGCCCCGCTCGCCGCCGGGAACGTCGTCAACGTCTACAACCCGGACACCCGCACCCTCGACGGCCGCGCCAACCTCAACGAGATCAGCGCGGGCGGACCCCTGCTCCCGCTGCCGATGAGCGGCGCCGCCTCGACCAGCACCGGAAAGGGGGAGCGGTGA
- a CDS encoding MCE family protein, translated as MSPRLFKPVKERNPVAVAVVGLLLIALMATLAYNVERLPLVGGDTAYSADFTEAAGLDTGDEVRIAGVKVGKVTGVALDGPKVKVTFEVGDAWIGDRSTAAIAIKTLLGEKYLALDPLGSAPQDPGTRIPQTRTTSPYDVTQAFQDLSGTVDAIDTAKLAESFETISDTFKNSPPHVRNAATGLSELSKTVSKRDTELARLLENSKKFTKTLEDKKSSFEILLEDGGSLLGELRKRRDAIRALLKGSRDLGTELSGLVGDNDRQLGPTLKALSRVTGVLEKNSGQLDKTLALIGPYYRLVGNTLGNGRWFDSYLCGVVPRTYVPEASQPKTGCMPPRTKATAKGSGER; from the coding sequence ATGAGCCCCCGCCTGTTCAAGCCGGTCAAGGAACGCAACCCCGTCGCCGTCGCCGTCGTCGGACTCCTCCTCATCGCCCTCATGGCCACCCTCGCGTACAACGTGGAACGGCTCCCCCTCGTCGGCGGCGACACCGCCTACAGCGCCGACTTCACCGAGGCCGCCGGACTCGACACCGGCGACGAGGTGCGCATCGCCGGCGTCAAGGTCGGCAAGGTCACCGGGGTCGCCCTCGACGGACCCAAGGTCAAGGTGACCTTCGAGGTCGGCGACGCCTGGATCGGCGACCGGTCCACCGCCGCCATCGCCATCAAGACCCTGCTCGGCGAGAAGTACCTGGCGCTCGACCCGCTGGGCTCCGCGCCGCAGGACCCCGGGACCCGCATCCCGCAGACCCGCACGACCTCTCCGTACGATGTCACCCAGGCCTTCCAGGACCTCAGCGGCACCGTCGACGCCATCGACACCGCGAAGCTCGCGGAGAGCTTCGAGACGATCTCCGACACCTTCAAGAACTCCCCGCCGCACGTGCGCAACGCCGCCACCGGCCTGTCCGAACTGTCGAAGACCGTCTCCAAGCGCGACACCGAACTCGCCCGGCTTCTGGAGAACAGCAAGAAGTTCACCAAGACCCTGGAGGACAAGAAGTCCAGCTTCGAGATCCTCCTGGAGGACGGCGGCTCGCTGCTCGGGGAGCTCAGGAAGCGCCGCGACGCCATCCGCGCCCTGCTCAAGGGCAGCCGGGACCTGGGCACCGAACTCAGCGGCCTCGTCGGCGACAACGACCGGCAGCTCGGCCCCACCCTGAAGGCCCTCAGCCGCGTCACCGGCGTCCTGGAGAAGAACAGCGGCCAGCTCGACAAGACGCTCGCGCTCATCGGCCCCTACTACCGGCTCGTCGGCAACACCCTCGGCAACGGCCGCTGGTTCGACAGCTACCTCTGCGGCGTCGTGCCCCGTACCTACGTGCCCGAAGCCTCGCAGCCCAAGACCGGATGCATGCCGCCGCGGACCAAGGCGACGGCCAAGGGGAGCGGTGAACGATGA